One Streptomyces sp. L2 genomic window carries:
- a CDS encoding ABC transporter ATP-binding protein, whose amino-acid sequence MTTTASAPTATEDEDPRAKPATGAGDPFDRDVLPTPPGATSALLRSLLAPMKARVALTTLLLLLQQAAVQAGPLLVAYAIDSAVPAFRDHDHGPLIAVAVGYLLCACLSGGLQYAFIVVSARVSQDVLLDLRGRIFRHAQALSVDFHERYTSGRLISRSTTDVESLRELLDEGLQELVTVILSFLYISAMLLWLDLGLGAVAVASFVPLYLLVRMYRRRAGRVFGARSTAIAAVIVKFVETMNGIRPVRAFRREAVNDAEFAMLNRRHERTNGNAMLEMARYVVGSRLVATTAVAGIVLWGAYRVASGSLALGVLAAAVLYLRRLYDPIDRLGMFLNSYQSAAASLEKIAGLLAQTPSVPEPSQPRELPATASGFPGREVVFDGVGFGYRTGGEVLPRFDLTLAAGRTVAVVGSTGAGKSTLAKLLARFYDPSAGRVLLDGVDLRELATPELRRGVVMVTQEAFLFSGTVADNIAIGRPEASREDIERAAKAIGAHEFISALPDGYDTDVRKRGGRISAGQRQLVAFARALLADPAVLILDEATSSLDVPGERAVQQAMSTVLRGRTAVVIAHRLSTVEIADRVLVMEHGRIVEDGRPDELIAGTGRFADLHKAWRDSLA is encoded by the coding sequence ATGACGACGACCGCCTCCGCGCCCACCGCCACCGAGGACGAAGACCCGCGCGCCAAGCCTGCGACCGGCGCCGGCGACCCGTTCGACCGGGACGTGCTGCCCACCCCGCCGGGCGCCACCTCCGCGCTGCTCCGCTCCCTGCTCGCCCCGATGAAGGCCAGGGTCGCCCTGACCACGCTCCTGCTGCTGCTCCAGCAGGCGGCGGTGCAGGCGGGCCCGCTGCTCGTGGCGTACGCCATCGACAGCGCCGTCCCCGCGTTCCGGGACCACGACCACGGGCCGCTGATCGCGGTCGCCGTCGGCTACCTGCTGTGCGCCTGCCTGTCCGGGGGCCTGCAGTACGCGTTCATCGTGGTGTCCGCCCGCGTAAGCCAGGACGTGCTGCTGGACCTCAGGGGCCGGATCTTCCGGCACGCGCAGGCACTGAGCGTGGACTTCCACGAGCGGTACACGAGCGGCCGGCTGATCTCCCGCTCCACCACGGACGTGGAGTCGCTGCGCGAGCTCCTCGACGAGGGGCTGCAGGAGCTGGTGACGGTCATCCTGTCCTTCCTCTACATCTCCGCGATGCTGCTCTGGCTGGACCTGGGCCTCGGCGCGGTCGCGGTCGCCTCGTTCGTGCCGCTGTACCTGCTGGTGCGGATGTACCGGCGGCGCGCGGGGCGGGTGTTCGGGGCGCGGTCCACGGCGATCGCCGCGGTAATCGTGAAGTTCGTGGAGACGATGAACGGCATCCGCCCGGTGCGCGCGTTCCGCCGGGAGGCCGTGAACGACGCCGAGTTCGCGATGCTGAACCGGCGGCACGAGCGGACCAACGGCAACGCCATGCTGGAGATGGCCCGCTATGTGGTCGGCTCGCGGCTGGTGGCCACCACGGCGGTCGCCGGGATCGTGCTGTGGGGCGCCTACCGGGTGGCGTCGGGCTCGCTGGCGCTGGGTGTGCTGGCGGCCGCGGTGCTGTATCTGCGGCGGCTGTACGACCCGATCGACCGGCTCGGCATGTTCCTGAACTCCTACCAGTCGGCGGCGGCCTCCCTGGAGAAGATCGCCGGGCTGCTGGCGCAGACCCCGTCCGTACCCGAGCCGTCCCAGCCCCGGGAACTGCCCGCGACCGCGTCCGGTTTCCCGGGCCGGGAGGTCGTGTTCGACGGCGTCGGCTTTGGCTACCGCACCGGCGGCGAGGTGCTCCCCCGCTTCGACCTCACCCTGGCGGCGGGGCGGACGGTCGCGGTCGTCGGCTCCACCGGCGCCGGCAAGTCGACGCTGGCCAAGCTCCTCGCCCGGTTCTACGACCCCTCCGCCGGCCGTGTCCTGCTGGACGGCGTCGACCTGCGCGAGCTGGCGACGCCCGAACTGCGGCGCGGGGTGGTGATGGTGACGCAGGAGGCGTTCCTGTTCTCCGGCACGGTCGCCGACAACATCGCGATCGGCCGTCCCGAGGCGAGCCGGGAGGACATCGAGCGGGCGGCGAAGGCGATCGGCGCGCACGAGTTCATCAGCGCCCTGCCCGACGGCTACGACACCGACGTACGCAAGCGGGGCGGCCGTATCTCGGCCGGGCAGCGGCAACTGGTCGCGTTCGCACGGGCGTTGCTCGCCGACCCGGCCGTGCTGATCCTGGACGAGGCGACCAGCTCCCTGGACGTGCCCGGGGAACGGGCGGTGCAGCAGGCCATGTCGACGGTCCTGCGGGGCCGTACCGCCGTGGTGATCGCGCACCGGCTGTCGACCGTGGAGATCGCGGACCGGGTGCTGGTCATGGAGCACGGCCGGATCGTGGAGGACGGACGGCCGGACGAACTCATCGCCGGGACGGGCCGGTTCGCGGATCTGCACAAGGCGTGGCGCGACAGCCTGGCATAG
- a CDS encoding ABC transporter ATP-binding protein, with amino-acid sequence MIDAYEDPGTPDVRGGWHYLGWLVRRQLGRAVAGAVLGSVWLSLMAAQPYMMARAVDDGLVPGRTAVLGGWTAAMFVVGSFNAWLSIMRHRTMTRVRMDANFRTVKVVVGHTARLGAVLPRRAGAGEVVTIGVGDVEKVSQALTLAGPGVGAVVVYLVVAGLLLDVSAPLAAVVLLGLPVIGLITGPLTRRLQGAESEYRERQGVLTARIGDLAGGLRVLNGLGGKTLFADAFRTDSRRLREQGYRVGAVTSWVQALGVGLPTLFLAVVTWLGARLAAQGSISVGDLVAVYGYVAVLVGPVAFFLQMAYELNVGVVAARRIVGLLRLEPEPDPGTLPAPDGPAELYDPVSGARVAPGRLTVLAGARPAETAAVVDRLGRYAPTDVTWGGVRLDLVPLAEVRSRILVADNEADLFAGPLRDVVAAERAGDEEALRRAVSAAAADDIVRGLPDGLDSMVTGQGRSLSGGQRQRVRLVRALLADPEVLIAVEPTSALDAHTEATVAQRLREARAGRTTVLTSTSPLVLDRADTVLFLAEGRVAASGPHRRLLADEPGYRALVARDADVVSDVMDTEGVVR; translated from the coding sequence ATGATCGACGCCTACGAGGATCCGGGTACGCCGGACGTCCGGGGCGGCTGGCACTACCTGGGCTGGCTGGTGCGCCGGCAGCTCGGGCGGGCGGTGGCCGGCGCGGTGCTCGGCAGTGTGTGGCTGTCGCTGATGGCCGCGCAGCCGTACATGATGGCGCGGGCCGTGGACGACGGGCTGGTGCCCGGCCGGACGGCGGTGCTGGGCGGCTGGACGGCGGCGATGTTCGTCGTGGGCTCGTTCAACGCCTGGCTGAGCATCATGCGGCACCGCACGATGACCCGGGTCCGGATGGACGCCAACTTCCGCACGGTCAAGGTGGTCGTCGGCCACACGGCCCGGCTGGGTGCCGTACTCCCGCGCCGGGCTGGCGCCGGGGAGGTCGTGACCATCGGGGTCGGTGACGTCGAGAAGGTCTCGCAGGCCCTGACCCTGGCCGGGCCCGGGGTGGGCGCGGTCGTCGTCTATCTGGTGGTGGCGGGGCTGCTGCTGGACGTCTCGGCGCCGCTCGCCGCGGTCGTGCTGCTCGGGCTGCCGGTGATCGGGCTGATCACCGGGCCGCTGACCAGGCGGTTGCAGGGTGCGGAGAGCGAGTACCGGGAGCGGCAGGGCGTGCTGACCGCCCGGATCGGGGACCTGGCGGGCGGGCTGCGCGTTCTCAACGGGCTCGGCGGCAAAACGCTGTTCGCGGACGCGTTCCGCACCGACTCCCGGCGGCTGCGGGAACAGGGCTACCGGGTGGGCGCGGTGACCAGCTGGGTGCAGGCGCTCGGCGTGGGCCTGCCGACGCTGTTCCTGGCCGTGGTGACCTGGCTCGGCGCCCGGCTGGCCGCCCAGGGGTCCATCAGTGTCGGTGACTTGGTCGCGGTGTACGGCTATGTGGCGGTGCTGGTCGGCCCGGTGGCGTTCTTCCTGCAGATGGCGTACGAGCTGAACGTCGGTGTGGTGGCCGCCCGCCGGATCGTGGGGCTGCTGCGTCTGGAGCCCGAGCCGGACCCGGGCACCCTGCCCGCGCCGGACGGCCCGGCGGAGCTGTACGACCCGGTGTCCGGGGCGCGGGTGGCGCCGGGTCGGCTGACCGTGCTGGCCGGCGCCCGCCCGGCCGAGACCGCCGCCGTGGTCGACCGCCTCGGCCGGTACGCGCCCACGGACGTCACCTGGGGCGGCGTCCGGCTCGACCTGGTACCGCTGGCCGAGGTGCGCTCGCGGATCCTGGTGGCCGACAACGAGGCGGACCTGTTCGCCGGGCCGCTGCGGGACGTGGTGGCGGCGGAGCGGGCGGGCGACGAGGAGGCGCTGCGCCGGGCGGTGTCCGCGGCCGCCGCCGACGACATCGTCCGGGGGCTGCCGGACGGGCTCGATTCGATGGTCACGGGGCAGGGGCGCAGTCTGTCGGGCGGGCAGCGGCAACGCGTGCGGCTGGTGCGGGCGTTGCTCGCGGACCCGGAGGTGCTGATCGCGGTGGAGCCGACGTCGGCGCTCGACGCGCACACGGAGGCGACGGTCGCGCAGCGGCTGCGGGAGGCGCGGGCCGGCCGTACGACGGTGCTGACGTCCACCTCGCCGCTGGTGCTGGACCGCGCGGACACGGTGCTGTTCCTGGCCGAGGGCAGGGTCGCGGCGAGCGGCCCGCACCGCCGGCTGCTGGCCGACGAGCCGGGTTACCGGGCCCTGGTGGCCCGGGACGCCGACGTCGTGTCCGACGTCATGGACACGGAGGGGGTCGTACGGTGA
- a CDS encoding M4 family metallopeptidase: protein MLSSSTSPISHRRAAGVALAGVAALIATAVQAGAASATPTDAAHHAKPDQAHVALKLTPSQRAELIRDADGAKAHAAKELGLGSQEKLVVKDVVKDHDGTLHTRYERTYAGLPVLGGDLIVDTAKSGQTEHVAKAMKASVAVKDLTANVSKASVQQKAVGQAKALGSKKADVDRSSRKVIWAASGKPVLAYETVVGGFQDDGTPNQLHVITDANTGKELFRYQGIETGVGNTHYSGQVSLTTSQSGSGYTLTDTARGGHKTYNLNHGTSGTGSLFSQAGDTWGDGTNSNAATAGADAAYGAQETWDFYKNTFNRSGIRNDGVGAYSRVHYGNSYVNAFWDDSCFCMTYGDGSNNADPLTSLDVAGHEMSHGVTSNTAGLEYSGESGGLNEATSDIMGTGVEWYANNSSDKGDYLIGEKIDINGDGTPLRYMDKPSKDGGSADYWSSGVGNKDVHYSSGVANHFFYLLSEGSGAKTINGVNYDSPTSDGLPVTGIGRDKALQIWYRALTTKFTSTTDYAGARTGTLAAAGELYGTSSAEYKAVQDAWAGVNVGARSGGTDPGDPGDPSGGSTFENSANVAIPDHGSAVTSSVSVTGHSGNAPANLQVSVDIVHSYAGDLQIDLVAPNGASARLKNASYSDSSSGVHQTWTVDASSVAANGTWKLRVQDMYSGDTGYIDDFKLVFP from the coding sequence GTGTTGAGTAGCAGCACCTCCCCCATATCCCACCGCCGGGCGGCAGGCGTCGCCCTGGCCGGTGTCGCGGCCCTCATCGCCACGGCGGTGCAGGCGGGCGCGGCGAGCGCCACCCCCACCGACGCGGCCCACCACGCGAAGCCGGACCAGGCCCACGTCGCCCTCAAGCTCACCCCCTCGCAGCGCGCCGAGCTGATCCGGGACGCCGACGGCGCCAAGGCGCACGCGGCCAAGGAGCTGGGCCTCGGCTCGCAGGAGAAGCTGGTCGTCAAGGACGTCGTCAAGGACCACGACGGCACCCTGCACACCCGCTACGAGCGTACCTACGCCGGTCTGCCCGTCCTCGGCGGCGACCTGATCGTCGACACCGCCAAGTCCGGTCAGACGGAGCACGTGGCCAAGGCCATGAAGGCGAGCGTGGCGGTCAAGGACCTCACCGCCAACGTGTCGAAGGCGAGCGTCCAGCAGAAGGCCGTCGGCCAGGCCAAGGCGCTGGGCAGCAAGAAGGCGGACGTCGACCGGTCCTCCCGCAAGGTCATCTGGGCGGCGAGCGGCAAGCCGGTGCTGGCGTACGAGACGGTCGTCGGCGGCTTCCAGGACGACGGCACCCCGAACCAGCTGCACGTCATCACCGACGCCAACACGGGCAAGGAGCTGTTCCGCTACCAGGGCATCGAGACCGGTGTCGGCAACACCCACTACAGCGGCCAGGTCTCGCTGACCACCAGCCAGTCGGGTTCGGGCTACACCCTGACCGACACCGCGCGCGGCGGCCACAAGACGTACAACCTCAACCACGGTACGTCCGGCACCGGTTCGCTGTTCTCGCAGGCCGGCGACACCTGGGGCGACGGCACCAACTCCAACGCCGCCACCGCGGGCGCGGACGCCGCCTACGGCGCGCAGGAGACCTGGGACTTCTACAAGAACACGTTCAACCGCAGCGGCATCCGCAACGACGGCGTCGGCGCCTACTCGCGCGTCCACTACGGCAACTCGTACGTGAACGCGTTCTGGGACGACAGCTGCTTCTGCATGACCTACGGCGACGGCTCGAACAACGCCGACCCGCTGACCTCGCTGGACGTGGCCGGCCACGAGATGAGCCACGGCGTCACGTCCAACACCGCCGGCCTGGAGTACAGCGGTGAGTCCGGCGGCCTGAACGAGGCCACCTCCGACATCATGGGCACCGGCGTCGAGTGGTACGCCAACAACTCGTCCGACAAGGGTGACTACCTGATCGGCGAGAAGATCGACATCAACGGCGACGGCACGCCGCTGCGCTACATGGACAAGCCCAGCAAGGACGGCGGCTCCGCCGACTACTGGTCCTCCGGCGTCGGCAACAAGGACGTCCACTACTCCTCCGGCGTCGCCAACCACTTCTTCTACCTGCTGTCCGAGGGCAGCGGCGCGAAGACCATCAACGGCGTGAACTACGACTCGCCCACGTCGGACGGCCTTCCGGTCACCGGCATCGGCCGGGACAAGGCGCTGCAGATCTGGTACCGCGCGCTGACCACGAAGTTCACCTCCACCACCGACTACGCGGGCGCCCGTACCGGCACCCTCGCGGCCGCGGGCGAGCTGTACGGCACGTCCAGCGCCGAGTACAAGGCGGTGCAGGACGCGTGGGCGGGCGTCAACGTGGGTGCGCGCTCCGGCGGCACCGACCCGGGCGACCCGGGCGACCCGAGCGGCGGCTCCACGTTCGAGAACAGCGCCAACGTCGCGATCCCGGACCACGGTTCGGCCGTCACCTCGTCGGTCAGCGTCACGGGCCACAGCGGCAACGCGCCGGCCAACCTGCAGGTGTCGGTCGACATCGTGCACTCCTACGCCGGTGACCTCCAGATCGACCTGGTCGCCCCGAACGGCGCCTCGGCCCGGCTGAAGAACGCCAGCTACAGCGACTCCTCCAGCGGCGTGCACCAGACCTGGACGGTCGACGCCTCCAGTGTCGCGGCCAACGGCACCTGGAAGCTGCGCGTGCAGGACATGTACTCCGGCGACACCGGCTACATCGACGACTTCAAGCTCGTCTTCCCGTAA
- a CDS encoding ABC transporter ATP-binding protein, translating into MVRRAVVRLVRADGRAFAWAALLNALAAGAGLAGPWLVGRIVDEVRAGHGVGAVDRLALWILLCALAQSLLARWARYVGHRFGERTLARVREEYVDRVLALPASAVERAGTGDLTARGTADVATVGTTLRDAGPELLVCTVQALFVLGAVFALAPLLALLGVVGLTPIWLALRWYLRRARAGYLAMRAATSEVTEIVAATAAGARTVEAFRLRGRRTAASREALETSRRTRLHTLFLRSVLFPAIEVSYTIPVAGVLLAGGWLHARGAVGLGAVVASALYLRQLTEPLDQILMRVEQLQSSGAAFARVEGLAAAPRSERAGGPAAPVDDRIEVRGVRYAYERGGEVLRGVDLTVRPGERLAVVGPSGAGKTTLSRLLAGVDAPGAGSVTVGGVPVAALEPERLRRQVVLVTQEHHVFLGTVRDNLLIAEPAATDARLWAALAAVGADDWARALPDALDTRLGPGGHPADGSRAQQLALARVVLADPHTLILDEATALLDPATARHTERALAAVLKGRTVIAIAHRLHTAHDADRVAVMEDGRLTELGSHEELVEAGGAYASLWRTWHGDEGADAAV; encoded by the coding sequence ATGGTGCGGCGGGCGGTCGTACGGCTGGTGCGGGCCGACGGGCGGGCGTTCGCGTGGGCGGCGCTGCTGAACGCACTGGCGGCCGGTGCGGGGCTGGCGGGGCCGTGGCTGGTCGGGCGGATCGTGGACGAGGTGCGGGCCGGGCACGGGGTCGGCGCGGTGGACCGGCTGGCGCTGTGGATCCTGCTGTGCGCGCTGGCCCAGTCGCTGCTGGCCCGCTGGGCGCGGTACGTGGGGCACCGGTTCGGGGAGCGGACGCTGGCCCGGGTGCGGGAGGAGTACGTCGACCGGGTGCTGGCGCTGCCCGCGTCGGCGGTGGAGCGGGCGGGCACGGGTGACCTGACGGCGCGGGGTACGGCGGATGTGGCGACCGTCGGCACCACGCTGCGGGACGCCGGGCCCGAGTTGCTGGTGTGCACGGTGCAGGCGCTGTTCGTGCTGGGCGCGGTGTTCGCGCTGGCTCCGCTGCTGGCGCTGCTGGGGGTGGTGGGGCTGACCCCGATCTGGCTGGCGCTGCGCTGGTACCTGCGGCGGGCCCGCGCCGGTTACCTGGCCATGCGGGCGGCGACGTCGGAGGTCACCGAGATCGTCGCGGCCACCGCCGCGGGGGCCCGGACCGTGGAGGCGTTCCGGTTGCGGGGGCGAAGGACCGCGGCGAGCCGGGAGGCGCTGGAGACGTCCCGCCGGACCCGGCTCCACACGCTGTTCCTGCGGTCCGTGCTCTTCCCGGCGATCGAGGTGTCGTACACCATTCCGGTGGCCGGGGTGCTGCTGGCCGGCGGGTGGCTGCACGCGCGCGGAGCGGTGGGTCTTGGCGCGGTGGTGGCGTCGGCGCTGTATCTGCGCCAGCTCACCGAGCCGCTGGACCAGATCCTGATGCGGGTGGAGCAACTCCAGTCCAGCGGGGCGGCGTTCGCCCGGGTGGAGGGGCTGGCGGCGGCGCCGAGGAGTGAGCGGGCCGGCGGGCCGGCCGCCCCGGTGGACGACCGGATCGAGGTGCGCGGGGTGCGGTACGCGTACGAGCGGGGCGGGGAGGTGCTGCGCGGGGTGGACCTGACGGTGCGGCCGGGGGAGCGGCTCGCGGTGGTCGGGCCGTCCGGCGCGGGGAAGACGACGCTGAGCAGGCTGCTGGCGGGCGTGGACGCGCCGGGGGCGGGTTCGGTGACGGTGGGCGGGGTGCCGGTCGCGGCGCTGGAGCCCGAACGGCTGCGCCGCCAGGTGGTGCTGGTCACCCAGGAGCACCACGTGTTCCTCGGCACGGTCCGCGACAACCTGCTGATCGCCGAGCCGGCGGCCACCGACGCGCGGCTGTGGGCGGCGCTGGCGGCCGTGGGTGCCGACGACTGGGCGCGCGCCCTGCCGGACGCCCTGGATACGCGGCTCGGGCCGGGCGGCCACCCGGCCGACGGCAGCCGGGCCCAGCAGCTGGCCCTGGCCCGGGTGGTGCTGGCCGACCCGCACACGCTGATCCTCGACGAGGCGACGGCCCTACTGGATCCGGCCACGGCCCGGCACACCGAGCGGGCGCTGGCCGCCGTCCTTAAGGGCCGTACGGTCATCGCGATCGCGCACCGCCTGCACACCGCCCACGACGCGGACCGGGTGGCGGTGATGGAGGACGGCCGGCTGACCGAACTCGGCAGCCACGAAGAGCTGGTGGAGGCGGGTGGCGCCTACGCGTCCCTGTGGCGGACGTGGCACGGGGACGAGGGCGCCGACGCCGCCGTCTGA
- a CDS encoding M4 family metallopeptidase has protein sequence MSPVHARRKRTTLVVSTAVAAGALVSGALAAGAFADTPATHTTASGAAPAALTAGARGTLIQDAQADAADTARSLGLGAKEKLIAKDVVRDTDGTVHTRYERTYAGLPVLGGDLIVHTAKSGRTEGVTKATTARIKVASLTPKITPAKAEKQALGAARTLGSARTAADGARKVIWAGSGKPVLAYETVVGGLQDDGTPNGLHVITDAATGKKLFEHQTIETGVGTGKSLYSGTVGLNTQKSGSSYQLYDTTRGGHKTYNLKHSSSGAKGTLFTDADNVWGTGKASSSATDQTAAVDAAYGAQETWDFYKKTFGRNGIKNDGKAAYSRVHYGNSYVNAFWDDSCFCMTYGDGEGNDHPLTALDVAGHEMSHGVTSNTAGLEYSGESGGLNEATSDIFGTGVEFFANNATDKGDYLIGEKIDINGDGTPLRYMDKPSKDGGSADYWSSGVGNKDVHYSSGVANHFFYLLAEGSGAKTINGVKYNSPTADGSKVTGIGRAKALQVWYKALTTYMTSTTDYKAARTATLKAASDLYGATSTEYKTVAAAWTAVNVK, from the coding sequence GTGAGCCCCGTCCACGCGCGACGCAAGCGCACCACACTCGTCGTCTCCACCGCGGTCGCCGCCGGCGCCCTGGTCTCCGGCGCGCTGGCCGCCGGTGCCTTCGCGGACACCCCCGCCACGCACACCACCGCCTCGGGCGCGGCCCCGGCCGCCCTGACCGCCGGCGCCCGCGGCACGCTGATCCAGGACGCCCAGGCCGACGCGGCGGACACGGCGCGGTCCCTGGGCCTCGGCGCCAAGGAGAAGCTGATAGCCAAGGACGTCGTCCGCGACACCGACGGCACCGTCCACACCCGCTACGAGCGCACCTACGCCGGACTGCCCGTCCTCGGCGGCGACCTGATCGTCCACACCGCCAAGTCCGGCAGGACCGAGGGTGTCACCAAGGCGACCACGGCCAGAATCAAGGTCGCCTCGCTCACCCCGAAGATCACCCCGGCCAAGGCCGAGAAGCAGGCGCTCGGCGCCGCCCGGACCCTCGGCTCGGCCAGGACCGCGGCGGACGGCGCCCGCAAGGTGATCTGGGCCGGCTCCGGCAAGCCCGTCCTCGCCTACGAGACGGTCGTCGGCGGCCTCCAGGACGACGGCACCCCCAACGGCCTGCACGTCATCACCGACGCCGCCACCGGCAAGAAGCTCTTCGAGCACCAGACCATCGAGACCGGCGTGGGCACGGGCAAGAGCCTGTACTCCGGCACGGTCGGCCTGAACACGCAGAAGTCGGGCTCGTCGTACCAGCTGTACGACACCACGCGCGGCGGCCACAAGACGTACAACCTCAAGCACAGCAGCAGCGGCGCCAAGGGCACCCTGTTCACGGATGCCGACAACGTCTGGGGCACCGGCAAGGCGTCCAGCTCGGCCACCGACCAGACCGCGGCGGTCGACGCGGCCTACGGCGCGCAGGAGACCTGGGACTTCTACAAGAAGACGTTCGGCCGCAACGGCATCAAGAACGACGGCAAGGCCGCCTACTCGCGCGTGCACTATGGCAACTCGTACGTGAACGCGTTCTGGGACGACAGCTGCTTCTGCATGACCTACGGCGACGGCGAGGGCAACGACCACCCGCTCACCGCGCTGGACGTCGCCGGGCACGAGATGAGCCACGGCGTCACGTCCAACACCGCCGGCCTGGAGTACAGCGGTGAGTCCGGCGGCCTGAACGAGGCCACCTCCGACATCTTCGGCACCGGCGTGGAGTTCTTCGCCAACAACGCCACCGACAAGGGCGACTACCTCATCGGCGAGAAGATCGACATCAACGGCGACGGCACGCCGCTGCGCTACATGGACAAGCCCAGCAAGGACGGCGGCTCCGCCGACTACTGGTCCTCCGGCGTCGGCAACAAGGACGTCCACTACTCCTCCGGCGTCGCCAACCACTTCTTCTACCTCCTCGCGGAGGGCAGCGGCGCGAAGACCATCAACGGGGTCAAGTACAACTCCCCGACGGCCGACGGCTCCAAGGTCACCGGCATCGGCCGCGCCAAGGCACTCCAGGTCTGGTACAAGGCCCTGACCACGTACATGACCTCGACGACCGACTACAAGGCCGCCCGCACGGCGACCCTGAAGGCGGCGTCCGACCTGTACGGCGCCACCAGCACCGAGTACAAGACGGTGGCCGCGGCCTGGACCGCGGTGAACGTGAAGTAA
- a CDS encoding DUF1990 domain-containing protein, translated as MSSASFSYEPVGATRDDLTVCPPGFHPMLVRTRIGEGQEVFDRAAEAVLTWEMHRAMGVGIDASAERAASGVNVTVTLAGLIKAPCRIIWTIEHPRRSGWAYGTLEGHPEAGEEAFIVDRTGDGTVWLTVAAFSRGAKWYARAGGPATRGLQHAYARRCGVVLRKLSSGAEED; from the coding sequence ATGTCATCCGCGTCCTTCTCCTACGAGCCGGTCGGCGCGACCCGCGACGACCTGACCGTCTGCCCGCCCGGCTTCCATCCCATGCTCGTGCGCACACGCATCGGCGAGGGACAGGAGGTCTTCGACCGGGCCGCCGAGGCGGTCCTCACCTGGGAGATGCACCGCGCGATGGGCGTGGGCATCGACGCGAGCGCCGAGCGCGCCGCCTCCGGCGTCAACGTCACGGTCACCCTGGCCGGCCTGATAAAGGCACCCTGCCGCATCATCTGGACCATAGAGCACCCCCGCCGCAGCGGCTGGGCCTACGGCACCCTGGAGGGCCACCCCGAGGCCGGCGAGGAGGCCTTCATCGTCGACCGCACCGGCGACGGCACGGTCTGGCTCACCGTCGCCGCCTTCAGCCGCGGCGCCAAGTGGTACGCCCGAGCCGGCGGCCCCGCCACCCGAGGCCTCCAACACGCCTACGCCCGCCGCTGCGGGGTCGTACTGCGCAAGCTGAGCTCGGGGGCGGAGGAGGACTGA
- a CDS encoding class I SAM-dependent methyltransferase: MTSPITEAEHVEATNLLYRDPALYDVVQSDSTSSAMCETLIELHRPDAGTLVDFGCGTGRDLGILAKRFECIGVDLQPGMVDYAHQARPGLDIRTGDMRTARLGSRMDVVTCMGNSLAYVHGNEAISQVFATFAAHARPGALLVLCSPIAPITRTEATTATVDTPTGSATVTIRHTWDLRTQINTMYRHWMLPSGDEARDEIRRRVLFPQELERYAEGAGFEVLDMLDGTGAGLTGPTAYTVARQNPR, encoded by the coding sequence GTGACCAGCCCCATCACGGAAGCGGAGCACGTGGAAGCCACCAACCTGCTGTACCGCGATCCGGCACTCTACGACGTGGTCCAGTCCGACAGCACGAGTTCCGCAATGTGCGAGACCCTGATCGAGCTGCACAGGCCGGACGCCGGAACCCTTGTCGACTTCGGATGCGGTACCGGCCGCGACCTGGGGATCCTCGCCAAGCGCTTCGAGTGCATCGGCGTGGACCTCCAGCCCGGCATGGTCGACTACGCCCATCAGGCCCGGCCCGGGCTGGACATCCGCACCGGCGATATGCGCACCGCACGACTCGGCAGCCGCATGGACGTGGTGACGTGCATGGGCAACAGCCTCGCCTACGTGCACGGTAACGAGGCGATCAGCCAGGTCTTCGCCACCTTCGCCGCCCACGCCCGGCCAGGAGCGCTGCTCGTGCTCTGTTCCCCCATCGCCCCGATCACCCGGACAGAGGCAACCACCGCCACGGTCGACACCCCGACGGGATCCGCGACCGTCACCATCCGCCACACGTGGGATCTGCGGACCCAGATCAACACCATGTACCGGCACTGGATGCTCCCCTCGGGCGACGAGGCCCGAGACGAGATCCGCAGACGTGTCCTGTTCCCCCAAGAGCTCGAACGCTACGCGGAGGGCGCCGGCTTCGAGGTCCTGGACATGCTCGACGGCACAGGTGCTGGGCTCACTGGCCCCACCGCGTACACGGTGGCCCGACAAAATCCGCGGTGA